In Brassica oleracea var. oleracea cultivar TO1000 unplaced genomic scaffold, BOL UnpScaffold01122, whole genome shotgun sequence, the genomic window ATGGATCAGCTGAATGGATTCATCtaaatgaagaaacaaacaGGGCCGTTATATAATCAATGAAGCTGTTTTTCAAGTTGCTGTTCATCTCTCAAGTGGTACTAGGATTGCTTTAGCTCCAGCTGTGCTTGCTCACTTGTATGCTGACTTGAGTCTATTGAAAGACCACACTAGAGCTTTCACTAGATCCAAGTCTATTGAGCTGAGTGCCTCCTTGTTTAAGTTGGTCCAAGTTTGGACATGGGAGAGATTCAGGGAACTAAGGCCAAGACCTAATCTTCTGCTCGAGGGTCAGCCAAGATTGGCTCTTTGGGATGAAGTGAAGCAAGGTAAGAACGATGTGAGGAAGATTCTGGACAACTCAAGTTTTGAGTGGAGACCATACACCAAAGCTGTGGAGAACTGGAAGCTTCCTAAGTTTTACCCGGAGAAAGCAATGTGGGTTCCTGTTGGTCCTGATCTTGATGAGGAACTCATCTCCTTTGCCAGATGCATTAAGGCGTGTGAGCTTGTGGGGATGGATAGTGTGGAACACTACTTTCCCAACCGAGTGGCTTCACAATTTGGAATGCTTCAGGAtgctccttctcctcctcctgtTGTCAACAGGAACAACCTTTCAAGGGAAGCAGCTCGGGAGGAGTACAACAAGGCTATTGATGATTTGACATTGTACATCCTTTCTCGTGTTACCCCAACGTTCTGCGACTGGTGGAAGGAGAAGGGTGTTGTTGAATCATCTGAAACACTGAAATCAAGAAACATCGTAGGTGATTTAGGTCCTAAGAAACGGAAGCGAATTCGTGAAAACAACGATGAAGAAGATGTTTCTGAACCGCTTTGCAGGAAATGTAGACTTGCGGCGGCTAATGTAGACAAAGATGTAACACCGCCAGAAAGAGAGCAAAGGAAAGGAACTGACGAAACGGGAAGCAAAGCAGGGAAACGTGTTGTTCTGAGCCCTTCTCATCCTCCTTCTTCTGCCTTAGGTAGAGCAATGGGCATTGTTATATCTTCAACAAAATCATGTGATGATGAGCGATGTGAAAGCATTGTACAGAAGATGACCTTGATTGATTATGTAACTAAGGAGACTGAGTTTTCTCTCCATGAAGGTGGTGCCATAACTGGAGATAAAGAGAGTTCAGAAAGCTTGATCCATAATGATGAAACTGGCTGGAAGAATATGGTTAGGAGCCCAAATAACTCTTCAGATCCTCTTCGTGGTTTTGATGATGCAACTCATGACACTCATGTGTCACCACCGCTAGAGACAAGGCAAACATGTGATGATGAGATTGATGTACATGGAAGCAATGTGGAGAAGATGACTGTGCCTGATGATGGCAACAAGGAGCCAGAGTGTCTTCTCCATGAAGATGGTGGCATGTCTGGAGGAGAAAAGGAGAGCtcagagaagaaggaagatgaaATTTTGATCCAGACGAAGATTGCATCAAATGCAGACAACAATGAACCTACTCCTTGTGAAAATCTTGCTCCCGGAGGTTCTGAAGTACTTGGTGAGTCAAAAAGTGGCAATCCTTTAGGTGATGAAGCTCAGGGAGATGATTGCTTGTTTGATGATACTGTCCTTGGAAGTGAAGAACCTATGAAATCTAGTGAGAGgttagaaaagagaaaagaagatgtTGGTGATGGTAATGACTTATATGAAAAGAGTCTACACAATGTGAAGGAGCTTGCATCCTCGA contains:
- the LOC106320908 gene encoding uncharacterized protein LOC106320908, which gives rise to GRYIINEAVFQVAVHLSSGTRIALAPAVLAHLYADLSLLKDHTRAFTRSKSIELSASLFKLVQVWTWERFRELRPRPNLLLEGQPRLALWDEVKQGKNDVRKILDNSSFEWRPYTKAVENWKLPKFYPEKAMWVPVGPDLDEELISFARCIKACELVGMDSVEHYFPNRVASQFGMLQDAPSPPPVVNRNNLSREAAREEYNKAIDDLTLYILSRVTPTFCDWWKEKGVVESSETLKSRNIVGDLGPKKRKRIRENNDEEDVSEPLCRKCRLAAANVDKDVTPPEREQRKGTDETGSKAGKRVVLSPSHPPSSALGRAMGIVISSTKSCDDERCESIVQKMTLIDYVTKETEFSLHEGGAITGDKESSESLIHNDETGWKNMVRSPNNSSDPLRGFDDATHDTHVSPPLETRQTCDDEIDVHGSNVEKMTVPDDGNKEPECLLHEDGGMSGGEKESSEKKEDEILIQTKIASNADNNEPTPCENLAPGGSEVLGESKSGNPLGDEAQGDDCLFDDTVLGSEEPMKSSERLEKRKEDVGDGNDLYEKSLHNVKELASSIEKLALSIDERIAKAERNVAWLKAMRDAKQRKTAAAAARLI